From the genome of Nicotiana sylvestris chromosome 2, ASM39365v2, whole genome shotgun sequence, one region includes:
- the LOC138884221 gene encoding uncharacterized protein, whose amino-acid sequence MENREVEDIQLPVHMEDQFDEVAPRPANRILRDYARPDCFNCESSVRKPPVEANNFEIKTGLIQTIQQSCIFNGDANENPHSHLIDFLELVETTNYNGVPPEAIKLRLFPFSLKGDAKTWLRSLPQGSITTWDQMT is encoded by the coding sequence ATGGAGAATCGAGAAGTAGAAGACATTCAACTACCAGTCCATATGGAGGATCAGTTTGATGAAGTAGCACCAAGGCCAGCTAACAGAATCCTAAGGGATTATGCTAGACCTGACTGCTTTAATTGTGAATCTAGTGTCAGAAAACCTCCAGTGGAagccaacaactttgaaatcaaGACTGGCCTGATTCAAACGATTCAACAATCTTGCATTTTCAATGGAGACGCAAATGAAAATCCACACAGTCATTTAATTGACtttttggaacttgttgaaaCAACAAATTATAATGGagtacctcctgaagctatcaagTTAAGGCTATTTCCTTTCTCTTTAAAAGGAGATGCCAAGACTTGGTTGCGAAGTTTGCCACAAGGTTCCATCACCACATGGGATCAAATGACTTAG